One stretch of Diabrotica undecimpunctata isolate CICGRU chromosome 5, icDiaUnde3, whole genome shotgun sequence DNA includes these proteins:
- the LOC140442492 gene encoding uncharacterized protein produces the protein MTEMEKVLFWTTKKEHLLRLTRRRDRIMSVPLNIGNTNVNITCAYAPQVGCDVQEKEEFWIAVDCEILKIPVDKKYFIRGNLNRLISTERAGIKIVPVGLGIGIRNDEGNSVTDFAVACDLAVLNTFFM, from the coding sequence ATGACAGAAATGGAGAAGGTATTATTTTGGACAACGAAGAAGGAACATCTTTTGAGGTTAACcagaagaagagatagaataatgAGTGTCCCACTGAATATAGGCAATACCAACGTAAACATCACATGTGCCTACGCCCCACAGGTAGGGTGTGACGTACaggaaaaggaagaattttggaTAGCCGTTGATTGCGAGATACTCAAGATTCCTGTagataaaaagtattttattagaGGTAATTTGAATAGACTTATTAGTACAGAAAGAGCGGGAATAAAAATAGTTCCTGTAGGTTTGGGAATTGGAATAAGAAATGATGAAGGAAATAGTGTGACTGACTTTGCAGTGGCATGTGATTTAGCTGTCCTTAATACGTTCTTTATGTAG
- the LOC140442493 gene encoding uncharacterized protein — translation MRESKTKTTGTIFHYKQQCIAYADNVVRRKKEIEHMFKNFEDKARKFGLYINEEKTKYMQMRSEITEHNKFVKLKTRGKDYKIENVSQFEYLGVTITNKGDEEKEIEKRILKVSRAIGSLNNILKAKNACRAAKIQIYETVIRPVAVYACEIWTMNKKDEMKIEICERKVLRKIFGHIRTAEENWSRRTNKEVMEMYGKPLIVQKVKAQRVSWLGHIPRMPGAFGGGGGV, via the exons ATGAGAGAAAGTAAGACCAAAACTACGGGTACCATTTTCCACTATAAACAGCAATGTATAGCGTACGCAGATAATGTAgtcagaagaaaaaaagaaattgaACACATGTTTAAGAACTTTGAAGATAAAGCAAGAAAATTTGGGTTGTATATAAATGAAGAGAAAACGAAGTATATGCAAATGCGTAGTGAGATAACAGAACAcaataaattcgttaaacttaaaaCAAGAGGAAAGGATTACAAAATTGAAAATGTCAGCCAGTTCGAGTATTTGGGTGTAACAATAACGAATAAAGGGgacgaagaaaaagaaatagaaaagagaATATTAAAAGTAAGTAGAGCAATAGGCtcattaaacaatattctaaaagcAAAAAATGCATGTAGGGCAGCAAAAATTCAAATATATGAAACAGTCATTCGGCCAGTGGCAGTGTATGCCTGTGAGATCTGGACTATGAATAAGAAAGATGAAATGAAAATCGAGATCTGCGAAAGGAAGGTGTTACGGAAGATTTTTGGTCATATTAGGACAGCGGAGGAAAACTGGTcaagaagaacaaataaagaggtAATGGAGATGTATGGAAAACCCCTAATTGTACAAAAAGTCAAAGCACAGAGAGTCAGCTGGTTAGGTCACATCCCTCGAATGCCAGGTGCTTTTGGAGGAGGCGGGG GAGTTTAA